One segment of Terriglobia bacterium DNA contains the following:
- a CDS encoding HNH endonuclease, with protein MKDPVFKLRSATRRAKSDVANKLISMFLHELSRKISQNWPIKVDGEEYERLVRARFNNECPYCSCDLTNTVYGVEHLDGMNRYRVGLHVPGNVLIACRRCNGEKRRDDSLKVLSLARTGWESFLSHDGTRCPAQCHTCQYWKSIWNDETERRLRLGENLQRIRSFRSLFPEYERAVLSLMTTHPALLSKLYSDCQNFAEMEIRSLLDGFDSSRKPQA; from the coding sequence GTGAAAGATCCAGTTTTCAAACTACGTTCTGCTACTCGGCGGGCCAAGTCTGACGTGGCGAACAAGCTGATCAGCATGTTTCTTCACGAATTGAGTCGCAAGATCAGCCAAAACTGGCCGATTAAAGTTGATGGGGAAGAGTATGAAAGGCTTGTCCGCGCGCGGTTCAATAACGAGTGCCCATATTGCTCTTGCGATCTGACCAATACCGTGTACGGTGTTGAACATCTCGACGGCATGAACCGTTATCGCGTCGGCCTCCATGTACCGGGCAACGTTTTGATAGCGTGTAGAAGGTGCAACGGCGAGAAGCGCCGAGACGACTCATTGAAAGTTCTTTCGCTTGCAAGAACCGGGTGGGAATCTTTTTTGTCTCATGACGGTACCCGTTGTCCTGCGCAATGCCACACCTGCCAATATTGGAAGAGTATCTGGAATGATGAAACAGAACGAAGACTACGATTAGGCGAGAACTTACAAAGAATTCGTTCATTTCGTAGTTTATTTCCAGAATATGAGCGAGCTGTCCTATCCCTTATGACAACCCATCCTGCATTATTGAGCAAGCTCTACTCCGATTGCCAAAACTTTGCCGAAATGGAGATTAGGTCGCTTTTGGATGGATTTGATTCCTCGCGTAAACCCCAAGCTTGA
- a CDS encoding nuclear transport factor 2 family protein: protein MEKRSRFAFAFVVLALSGWLMLSAQQHNTPAGTPGQIKDELIRIEHEIGRANLQCDYHYFERIEAEEFIFTDATGRVSNKEQDLAGEKDCHKSDATYDIDETDVRLYPLSAVVTGRVTITRKDKDGKIVRRQSRFTDVFVWRDAVWQLVAGHSSRIPDAAAQK, encoded by the coding sequence ATGGAAAAACGCTCTCGCTTCGCCTTTGCATTTGTGGTCCTAGCTTTGAGTGGCTGGTTGATGCTCTCTGCCCAGCAACATAACACCCCTGCCGGCACGCCAGGGCAGATTAAGGATGAGCTGATCCGCATTGAGCATGAAATTGGCCGCGCCAATCTCCAGTGCGACTATCACTATTTTGAGCGCATCGAAGCGGAAGAATTCATTTTTACCGATGCCACAGGGCGTGTCTCAAACAAAGAACAAGACCTGGCGGGAGAAAAGGATTGTCATAAATCCGATGCCACTTACGATATCGATGAAACGGATGTGCGCCTTTATCCTCTCTCCGCTGTTGTCACAGGCCGCGTGACCATCACCAGAAAAGATAAGGACGGCAAAATCGTGAGGCGGCAGAGCCGTTTTACCGATGTGTTTGTGTGGCGCGATGCAGTCTGGCAGCTCGTAGCGGGCCACTCATCGCGGATCCCCGACGCGGCGGCGCAAAAATAG
- a CDS encoding very short patch repair endonuclease encodes MRIAIFIDGCFWHRCSHCYDGHIPKQNRHYWVQKLTRNKTER; translated from the coding sequence TTGAGGATTGCGATTTTCATCGATGGATGTTTTTGGCACCGCTGTTCGCATTGCTACGACGGGCATATACCAAAGCAAAACCGCCATTACTGGGTTCAGAAGTTGACTCGAAACAAAACGGAGAGATAA
- a CDS encoding efflux RND transporter periplasmic adaptor subunit, whose amino-acid sequence MKILSLLTFALALPALTARPICTYSGDEPAISSSTVSVHTVQRGTMPFHTLGRGMMARIGPNARARVQILLPFARNLKIGHPASIKIVGVCGALTGKVAMIGELGTEEQVPIELVFDQPLPTGVRVGDSSDAVIEYGRIENTLFMERGGFGQANTDAVVFRVDPDRKQATRVNVRFGAIASEMIEIKSGLHEGDKVIVSDMSRWVNYDRIRLD is encoded by the coding sequence ATGAAAATTCTGTCCTTGCTCACGTTTGCCCTGGCGTTGCCCGCGCTCACGGCCAGACCTATATGCACTTATTCCGGCGATGAGCCGGCCATCAGCAGTTCTACAGTTTCAGTCCACACAGTTCAGCGCGGCACCATGCCGTTTCATACGTTGGGCCGGGGAATGATGGCTCGCATTGGCCCCAACGCAAGAGCCAGAGTCCAGATTCTGCTCCCGTTTGCCCGGAACCTGAAGATCGGACACCCAGCATCCATAAAGATCGTTGGGGTATGCGGAGCTTTGACCGGCAAGGTCGCCATGATCGGCGAATTGGGGACGGAGGAACAGGTCCCGATCGAGCTGGTTTTTGACCAGCCTCTGCCCACGGGCGTACGGGTTGGAGACAGCTCTGATGCCGTGATTGAATATGGCAGGATCGAAAACACACTGTTCATGGAAAGGGGCGGCTTCGGCCAAGCCAACACAGATGCGGTTGTGTTTCGCGTGGATCCGGACAGGAAACAGGCCACGCGCGTGAATGTGCGGTTCGGCGCCATCGCTTCAGAAATGATTGAGATCAAGTCAGGGCTGCACGAAGGAGACAAAGTGATCGTCAGCGACATGAGCCGCTGGGTGAACTACGACCGAATACGTCTCGACTAG
- a CDS encoding alpha/beta hydrolase, with protein sequence MRTARLPIADIKKNGERGKVSAMPTIKVNGVNLFYKESGDGLETIVFSHGLLMDHSMFEPQRAVFEKQYRVIAYDHRAQGQSEDIGRGYDMSTIADDAALLIRALKAAPCHFAGLSMGGFAGMRVAAHHPELIRTLTLMNTTAMQEKLSNRVRYNLLAQMVKIVGPAPFTPIAVKELFGRTTRMSAERRPMLEQWTGKLRARPKNIAPSLQAVMNRRQLRAEEMAAIRCPTLVITGEDDTAQPPSNSASLIAGIRGARHVNIPGAGHSSCLETPDAVIMAMRDFFQAA encoded by the coding sequence ATGCGGACCGCGAGATTGCCAATCGCGGACATTAAGAAAAATGGCGAACGTGGTAAAGTGAGCGCCATGCCCACAATCAAGGTTAATGGCGTCAATCTCTTTTACAAGGAATCCGGCGACGGTCTGGAGACCATTGTCTTCTCCCACGGGCTGCTGATGGACCATTCCATGTTTGAGCCGCAACGCGCCGTGTTTGAAAAGCAGTACCGCGTGATTGCCTATGACCATCGCGCGCAGGGCCAATCCGAAGACATAGGGCGTGGATACGACATGTCCACCATCGCTGACGACGCAGCCCTGCTGATTCGCGCGCTCAAGGCCGCGCCCTGCCACTTCGCCGGTCTCTCCATGGGAGGATTCGCCGGCATGCGCGTGGCCGCGCATCATCCCGAGCTGATTCGCACGCTCACGCTGATGAACACGACGGCGATGCAAGAAAAGCTTTCAAACCGCGTGCGCTACAACCTGCTTGCGCAAATGGTGAAGATCGTTGGTCCGGCGCCGTTTACGCCGATCGCAGTGAAAGAACTCTTTGGCCGCACCACGCGCATGAGTGCGGAGCGCCGTCCCATGCTGGAGCAGTGGACTGGGAAACTGCGCGCCCGTCCGAAAAACATTGCGCCTTCACTGCAGGCGGTGATGAACCGGCGCCAGCTCCGGGCGGAGGAGATGGCCGCAATCCGTTGCCCCACGCTGGTTATCACCGGTGAAGACGACACAGCCCAGCCGCCATCCAATTCAGCAAGCCTGATTGCCGGTATACGCGGCGCCCGCCATGTGAACATTCCCGGCGCGGGCCACAGCAGTTGCCTTGAAACTCCGGACGCAGTGATCATGGCAATGCGGGATTTCTTCCAGGCGGCATAA